A section of the Spirochaetota bacterium genome encodes:
- a CDS encoding RHS repeat-associated core domain-containing protein, which translates to MGETRQVEILYPSMYFGIEKHRDEQGMLIDDTTYAVNNIYLNGVRVAAVIPSGDARYYLTDQVDSVKVIVDDNGLPVTRMEYLPYGETWFQEGDENNAPKYNSQELDKETGYYFYNARHYDPEIVRFVTSDTAIDGVFDTQGWNRFSYTKGNPILYKDPTGHFSILAVLVIGDSISKGVSKDIYAANAGSDSGDPAKANVENDLQKAKGSGDRTTGNSAGKEPDVTVTSTIEGNLYDDSGNVVGMYGKQEIFYRNRAGEIETDVVDYVEWREDNPNAIEEEKQQKPYEHPAAPGIYKMKEAKYGNKIEIEHPEDPGDDPKLKVKWHRYGRSEGCIISSDTDAGDQIREDVKNRVKEGENLTIQLEVIDKRNEFIEKLEAPLPY; encoded by the coding sequence GTGGGTGAAACCCGTCAGGTTGAGATTCTTTATCCTTCTATGTACTTTGGCATCGAAAAACATAGGGACGAACAGGGTATGCTTATTGATGATACTACCTATGCTGTTAACAATATCTACCTGAACGGCGTGCGTGTTGCTGCTGTTATTCCATCCGGCGATGCCAGATATTATTTGACTGATCAGGTTGACTCCGTTAAGGTTATTGTTGATGACAACGGTTTGCCTGTAACACGCATGGAGTACCTGCCTTACGGCGAGACTTGGTTCCAGGAAGGGGATGAGAATAATGCGCCAAAGTACAATTCGCAGGAGCTGGATAAAGAAACCGGGTATTATTTCTACAATGCAAGGCACTATGATCCGGAGATCGTGCGGTTTGTTACGTCGGATACGGCGATTGATGGAGTGTTTGATACGCAGGGGTGGAATAGATTTTCTTACACTAAAGGCAATCCTATCCTATACAAAGATCCTACCGGACATTTTTCAATACTTGCAGTGCTTGTGATAGGTGATTCGATTTCTAAAGGAGTCTCAAAAGACATTTATGCTGCTAATGCAGGCAGTGACAGCGGAGATCCTGCAAAAGCAAATGTTGAGAATGATTTACAAAAAGCAAAGGGCAGTGGTGATAGAACAACTGGAAATTCTGCGGGGAAGGAACCTGATGTAACTGTAACAAGTACGATTGAAGGGAATTTGTATGATGATAGCGGTAATGTGGTTGGAATGTATGGGAAGCAGGAAATATTTTATCGCAACAGAGCGGGTGAAATTGAAACTGATGTAGTTGATTATGTTGAATGGAGAGAGGACAATCCTAATGCAATTGAAGAAGAAAAACAGCAAAAACCTTATGAGCATCCGGCAGCACCCGGAATATATAAAATGAAAGAAGCAAAATATGGAAATAAAATTGAAATTGAACATCCAGAGGATCCTGGAGATGATCCAAAACTAAAAGTAAAATGGCATAGATATGGTAGATCAGAAGGTTGCATAATAAGTTCTGATACAGACGCGGGAGATCAAATACGAGAAGATGTTAAAAATAGGGTTAAAGAAGGTGAAAATTTGACAATTCAATTAGAGGTTATTGATAAAAGAAATGAATTTATTGAAAAGTTGGAGGCTCCGTTGCCTTATTAA
- a CDS encoding chemotaxis protein CheX, producing MHINAEYVNPFLESASSIFKTVVGIDLKRGKLTIKQYPEPSHDVAIMIGITGDIHGVVIYSLGYSMVYKIADILAPGLSKEQIDVEYKDIIGELANMITGNAMNLFSNIDKGVEVTTPTVIHGKDFTITAIQQTTLAINLYSTVGSLEMNVALK from the coding sequence ATGCATATCAATGCTGAGTACGTTAATCCCTTTTTGGAATCTGCAAGTTCAATATTTAAAACTGTAGTTGGTATCGATTTAAAAAGAGGAAAGCTAACAATTAAACAATATCCTGAACCATCTCATGATGTGGCTATAATGATCGGTATAACTGGAGACATTCATGGAGTAGTTATTTATAGTTTGGGATACAGTATGGTCTATAAGATTGCTGATATACTTGCCCCTGGTTTGAGCAAAGAGCAAATTGATGTGGAATATAAAGATATTATTGGGGAGCTTGCTAATATGATAACTGGAAACGCAATGAACCTCTTTTCAAATATCGACAAAGGCGTTGAAGTTACAACCCCTACAGTGATTCACGGCAAGGATTTCACTATTACAGCAATTCAACAGACAACCCTTGCTATCAATCTCTATAGTACTGTTGGCTCGCTTGAGATGAATGTGGCATTAAAATAG
- a CDS encoding thioredoxin domain-containing protein: MSHPEHKYTNNLIHETSPYLLQHAHNPVDWYPWGEEALDKAQNENKLIIVSIGYAACHWCHVMEQESFEDEKVAQLMNDNFVAIKVDREERPDIDQVYMNAVLLITGSGGWPLNCIALPDGRPIYGGTYFPKSQWIEMLKHVSNFVMENPNRAEHQAQLLTQGVQSSEMIYENTEKPEFTLNELNRIFTIWENNIDYTNGGQKGAPKFPLPIGYQFLLHYYYLTGNADALQSVTTTLNKMADGGIYDQIGGGFARYSTDSYWKVPHFEKMLYDNAQLVSLYSAGYQLTKDSKYKLIVSETLNFIQRELTSQEGGFYSSLDADSEGEEGKYYLWTKSELLKTLGNEADVIIDYYSVTENGNWLREQNILFKTLSDKQIADKYKITEDELTKRVLEAKQILLRERVKRVQPGLDNKIITSWNALMLKAYVDAYRIFDYKEYLDAALKNAEFLNTNIITPENRLYRCYNNGRASINAFIDDYSFTIDAFISLYQATFDEKWLLKALQLTDYSIAHFYDNNSGMFFYTSDIDPALIARKIDVTDNVIPSANSQMGKNLFILGQYFYNDDYIHHSKRMINNVKKNAFNGGAYYANWDILMTWFADDPYEVSILGVECDAMRKDFDKHYLPNTFLSGGIGEGTLPLLDNRLIEGQTTIYICQNRVCRFPVTDVNEALKQIIH; this comes from the coding sequence ATGAGTCATCCGGAACACAAATATACAAACAACCTTATTCATGAGACCAGTCCTTATCTGTTGCAGCATGCTCACAATCCAGTAGATTGGTATCCCTGGGGAGAAGAGGCTTTGGATAAAGCCCAGAATGAAAACAAACTTATCATTGTGAGCATTGGTTATGCGGCTTGTCATTGGTGTCATGTTATGGAACAGGAGAGCTTTGAAGACGAAAAGGTCGCGCAATTGATGAACGATAATTTCGTGGCCATTAAAGTTGATAGAGAGGAAAGGCCAGACATTGACCAAGTGTATATGAATGCTGTGCTATTGATTACAGGATCAGGAGGTTGGCCATTAAACTGTATAGCCTTACCCGATGGCCGACCCATATATGGCGGCACCTATTTCCCAAAATCACAATGGATTGAAATGCTTAAACATGTGTCTAATTTTGTTATGGAAAATCCAAATAGGGCAGAACATCAAGCACAATTACTCACGCAGGGTGTGCAATCCAGTGAAATGATTTATGAGAATACTGAAAAGCCAGAATTTACATTAAACGAATTGAATCGTATTTTTACTATTTGGGAAAACAATATAGATTACACTAATGGCGGGCAAAAGGGAGCTCCTAAATTTCCATTGCCCATAGGTTATCAATTTTTACTGCACTATTATTATTTAACTGGAAATGCAGATGCATTGCAAAGCGTTACAACAACTTTAAATAAAATGGCTGATGGAGGCATTTACGACCAAATCGGCGGTGGTTTTGCTCGATATTCCACAGATTCCTATTGGAAAGTGCCCCATTTTGAAAAAATGCTGTATGATAATGCACAACTTGTTAGTTTGTACTCTGCTGGCTACCAACTAACCAAAGATTCAAAATATAAACTAATTGTGAGCGAAACCCTAAATTTTATACAAAGAGAATTAACATCACAAGAGGGTGGCTTCTATTCTTCACTAGATGCTGATAGTGAAGGAGAAGAGGGAAAGTATTACCTATGGACAAAAAGCGAATTACTTAAAACATTAGGCAATGAAGCAGATGTAATTATTGATTATTACAGTGTAACTGAAAATGGAAACTGGCTAAGGGAGCAGAATATTTTATTCAAGACGTTAAGCGATAAACAAATAGCGGATAAATATAAAATCACTGAGGATGAATTGACAAAACGAGTATTAGAGGCAAAACAGATTTTATTGAGAGAAAGAGTCAAACGAGTTCAACCGGGACTTGATAATAAAATTATTACATCATGGAATGCGCTTATGCTAAAGGCATATGTTGATGCCTATAGGATTTTTGACTACAAAGAATATTTAGATGCTGCCCTGAAAAATGCTGAATTTTTGAATACAAATATTATTACACCTGAAAATAGATTATATAGATGCTATAATAATGGAAGGGCTTCAATTAACGCATTTATAGATGATTATTCCTTTACTATTGATGCATTTATCTCCTTATATCAAGCCACTTTTGATGAAAAATGGTTACTAAAGGCGCTGCAATTAACTGATTATTCGATTGCTCATTTTTATGATAATAACAGCGGAATGTTTTTCTATACTTCTGATATTGATCCAGCATTAATAGCCCGAAAAATCGATGTGACTGATAATGTTATTCCATCGGCAAATTCACAGATGGGGAAAAATTTATTTATACTTGGACAATATTTTTATAACGATGATTATATCCATCACTCAAAGAGAATGATAAACAATGTAAAGAAAAATGCGTTTAATGGCGGAGCTTACTATGCAAATTGGGACATATTAATGACTTGGTTTGCTGATGATCCTTATGAAGTGTCTATTTTAGGCGTAGAGTGTGATGCTATGCGAAAAGACTTTGACAAGCATTATTTACCTAATACATTTCTCTCTGGCGGAATTGGTGAAGGGACATTGCCGCTGCTTGACAATAGACTTATAGAAGGACAAACCACCATTTATATATGCCAAAACAGGGTTTGCAGATTTCCAGTTACTGATGTAAATGAAGCTTTAAAACAAATTATACACTAA
- a CDS encoding SurA N-terminal domain-containing protein, with the protein MFDSRSKAVKVIGYIIIGFFTIIIIISFGMPDFLSRLGMNQNVVATVNGEEISYLDFLHYRDNFARYMKNANDKDMQKYILDALIRYRLQLQMADEMGIKVSEENVKSSIKKMQIFKDKSGNFNNEYFQNYLNYFHYSLSDFMLMVKEDLINIKMMNMINMGIGITEDEVNTQHIIDNSKIQIKYCFASNKELKKRFGNKIKVSENEIDEELKKNRKEVKDPKTDRNRLKNKLVNKKFESVKRELTREINELAKNDKSFNMAAKKLGGKIFYSNQFKIGSPIKGSGKKGKTIHSINNSTIFRNDCLALGVGKTSRVISSFEGLYVFTPVKKDIGFTKPSSSKFTSIHQKLIRERERAMLISMISSYKEKSKITKNMKFD; encoded by the coding sequence ATGTTCGATTCGAGGTCAAAAGCAGTAAAGGTTATAGGATATATTATAATTGGTTTTTTTACAATAATCATTATTATATCCTTTGGAATGCCTGATTTTTTATCCAGGCTTGGAATGAACCAGAACGTTGTTGCAACTGTAAATGGCGAGGAGATAAGTTATTTAGATTTTTTGCACTATAGGGACAATTTTGCTCGTTACATGAAGAATGCAAACGATAAGGATATGCAGAAATATATTCTGGATGCATTAATTAGATATAGACTGCAACTTCAAATGGCCGATGAGATGGGAATAAAGGTCTCAGAGGAAAATGTTAAGAGTTCCATAAAGAAAATGCAGATATTTAAGGATAAATCCGGGAATTTTAATAATGAATATTTTCAAAATTATCTTAATTATTTTCACTATAGTTTATCTGATTTCATGCTGATGGTAAAAGAGGATTTGATAAACATAAAAATGATGAATATGATAAATATGGGAATAGGGATCACAGAAGATGAGGTTAATACTCAACATATAATTGATAACTCTAAAATTCAGATCAAATATTGCTTCGCATCCAATAAGGAACTGAAGAAGAGATTTGGCAATAAAATTAAAGTTAGCGAAAATGAAATCGATGAAGAATTAAAAAAGAATCGAAAAGAGGTGAAAGACCCCAAGACTGATCGTAACAGATTAAAGAATAAACTTGTGAATAAAAAATTTGAGAGCGTTAAGCGAGAGCTAACAAGAGAAATAAATGAGTTAGCAAAAAATGACAAGTCCTTTAATATGGCGGCGAAAAAACTTGGCGGAAAAATATTTTATTCGAATCAGTTTAAAATTGGCAGTCCAATTAAGGGAAGTGGCAAGAAGGGAAAGACAATTCATTCAATCAATAATTCAACAATCTTCAGGAATGATTGTTTAGCTTTAGGTGTAGGTAAAACATCCAGAGTAATTAGTTCCTTTGAAGGTCTTTATGTCTTTACACCTGTAAAAAAGGATATAGGCTTCACAAAACCCTCCTCATCTAAATTTACTTCCATTCATCAAAAATTAATAAGGGAGAGAGAGCGGGCTATGTTAATATCAATGATCTCCTCTTACAAAGAAAAATCAAAAATAACAAAAAACATGAAATTTGATTGA
- a CDS encoding Trm112 family protein, producing the protein MIDTKLLDILACPACKGDVKYDTKNEKLICTECRRKYPINDGIPIMLVDEAEID; encoded by the coding sequence ATGATTGATACTAAGTTATTGGATATACTCGCATGTCCCGCTTGTAAGGGAGATGTGAAATATGATACAAAAAACGAAAAACTCATTTGCACTGAGTGCAGAAGGAAATATCCGATAAATGATGGCATTCCGATTATGCTTGTTGATGAAGCTGAAATAGATTGA